A genome region from Bacteroides stercoris ATCC 43183 includes the following:
- a CDS encoding sirohydrochlorin cobaltochelatase, with product MKNFKFYLMAALVAATTCTGFTSCSDDDDAESTVNPATRVVAETKKYDTAILLCTFGSTYNESLDVYNEIIADFRKQFPQTDIYMSFTSRTCIGRAEASTGEARYKLDQWLKAIGDAGYTHVAVQSLHVIPGEEYLSLMNTDIKKNFMIDWYPHIDVLKGANLLSTDDDTDEVAQVLYNHYKNKLAEKKNIVLLMGHGNPDVNYNANTKYSEVQTALHTLATNKNIFVGTVDYGEMLFWPKEEEEKAVDRIPVVPAAQMIADYPGCIYSQVMKYCQDNNLEPNEVNVYLAPFMSIAGDHAHNDLWGIEAIAENKGLDKVELNTNEYSWRERLEKAGFKVDRTFEAHPVGQADADHGIKDGCGIKALGSYPEIRAIWVNHLKEQWDADAWENGEGYQPEV from the coding sequence ATGAAAAATTTCAAGTTTTATCTGATGGCGGCTCTCGTAGCAGCCACAACTTGCACAGGATTCACCTCCTGTAGCGATGACGACGATGCGGAAAGTACCGTAAACCCTGCAACCAGGGTAGTAGCCGAAACCAAGAAGTATGACACCGCCATCCTACTCTGTACTTTCGGAAGCACTTATAATGAGTCATTGGACGTTTACAACGAAATCATCGCCGACTTCCGGAAGCAGTTCCCTCAAACAGACATCTATATGTCTTTCACCTCACGTACCTGCATCGGCCGTGCAGAGGCTTCTACCGGCGAAGCGCGCTACAAACTGGACCAATGGCTGAAAGCCATCGGCGATGCAGGATATACACACGTAGCCGTACAGTCGCTTCACGTCATTCCCGGCGAGGAATACCTTTCTCTAATGAATACCGATATCAAGAAAAACTTTATGATTGACTGGTATCCGCACATCGACGTGCTGAAAGGCGCCAACCTGCTCTCTACCGATGATGATACGGACGAAGTGGCACAGGTCCTTTACAACCACTACAAGAACAAACTGGCTGAAAAGAAGAACATCGTTCTCCTGATGGGGCACGGTAACCCTGATGTGAACTACAATGCCAACACCAAATACTCCGAAGTCCAAACCGCCTTGCATACTCTTGCCACAAACAAGAATATCTTCGTAGGTACTGTAGACTATGGAGAAATGCTTTTCTGGCCGAAAGAAGAGGAAGAGAAAGCGGTAGACCGTATCCCGGTAGTACCTGCCGCCCAAATGATAGCCGACTATCCCGGCTGCATCTATTCGCAAGTGATGAAGTACTGCCAGGACAATAACCTGGAGCCGAATGAAGTAAACGTATACCTCGCTCCTTTCATGTCCATCGCCGGTGACCATGCCCACAACGACCTATGGGGCATCGAAGCGATAGCCGAGAACAAAGGCTTGGATAAAGTGGAACTCAATACCAACGAGTACAGTTGGCGCGAACGTCTGGAGAAAGCAGGTTTCAAGGTAGACAGAACATTTGAAGCCCATCCCGTAGGCCAAGCCGATGCCGATCACGGTATCAAAGACGGCTGCGGTATCAAGGCTCTGGGCAGCTATCCCGAAATCCGCGCAATCTGGGTGAATCACCTGAAAGAGCAATGGGATGCCGATGCCTGGGAAAACGGTGAAGGATATCAGCCGGAAGTATAA
- a CDS encoding sirohydrochlorin cobaltochelatase produces the protein MKTSLLSLLLAISLFCSAHEGGNFVSSDMLASMKPGEKAALLMVHFGTTHDDTRTQTIDAINAQARKAFPDLEFREAYTSRIIIRRLKTRGVVKNTPLDALLQLRGEGYTHIIVQSTNIIDGVEMESLRRDVESVLPFFKEIRVGTPLLYSVEDAKKVTDILGQRLNASVQQSAKKKGKEHFVLVGHGTYTPGTATYSQMDYMLKVAGFGNFHVGTIEGYPTFETMLAQLKAAKAKSVTLVPFMFVAGDHAKNDIAGEWREMLEKEGYTVHVRMEGLGQIPEIQKIFVDHIRFGLKHRTQGIMEKKAAYAAGEKNE, from the coding sequence ATGAAAACATCTCTCCTTTCCCTGCTCCTTGCCATTTCTCTCTTCTGCTCCGCTCACGAAGGGGGAAACTTCGTGTCGAGCGATATGCTTGCAAGCATGAAACCTGGCGAAAAGGCCGCATTGCTTATGGTACACTTCGGCACGACGCACGATGATACACGTACGCAGACGATTGATGCTATCAATGCCCAAGCACGCAAGGCTTTTCCCGACCTGGAGTTTCGCGAAGCCTATACTTCGCGCATCATCATACGCCGCCTCAAGACACGCGGCGTTGTCAAAAATACCCCGCTGGATGCGCTACTCCAACTGCGTGGAGAGGGCTACACACACATTATTGTGCAAAGTACCAATATCATTGACGGTGTGGAAATGGAGTCGCTCCGCCGTGATGTGGAAAGCGTGCTGCCTTTCTTCAAGGAGATACGCGTAGGCACTCCCCTACTCTATTCGGTGGAAGATGCGAAAAAAGTAACTGATATTTTAGGACAACGCCTCAATGCTTCGGTGCAGCAGAGTGCAAAGAAAAAGGGTAAAGAACACTTTGTATTGGTAGGGCATGGCACTTATACGCCCGGCACTGCTACATACAGTCAGATGGACTATATGCTGAAAGTAGCCGGATTCGGTAACTTCCATGTGGGGACCATCGAAGGCTATCCCACCTTTGAAACCATGTTGGCACAACTGAAAGCGGCCAAAGCAAAGAGTGTGACACTCGTTCCTTTTATGTTTGTAGCCGGCGACCACGCCAAAAACGATATTGCCGGAGAATGGCGGGAGATGCTTGAAAAAGAAGGTTATACCGTTCATGTGCGCATGGAAGGTTTAGGGCAAATCCCTGAAATACAAAAGATATTCGTAGACCATATCCGTTTCGGACTGAAGCACCGCACACAGGGCATCATGGAAAAGAAAGCGGCATATGCGGCAGGGGAAAAAAACGAGTGA
- a CDS encoding TonB-dependent receptor plug domain-containing protein, translated as MKHKYWLEAVLLCGVMQSAPAQSILKNKDEKELSLLLNEVVVTGTGTEHYLKDAPVQTEVLTGKALEQYQARSIDDLLSGLSPSLTFHDGDMGSHIQLNGLNNDYILIMINGKRMNGDIGGQNDLNQLNPANIERIEIVKGAASSLYGSDAIAGVINIITKRSREKMELTSTTRVGEHGDVRQSASFGFNYGKLKSVTGINFRHTDGWRNTDMQWDQNQLKPGSTMLTVNRSSNYTLSENLEWQVNRKLNLTAEGTYYERWVMRTHGPWKYLPNDFYYRNYTFAAGSRYKLNGRNYLTADLSYGRYGYFYDYKLKDITDYFKDGDRITYYPGQRIKQSIQQQVLAQVKGIFYFGDRHILNTGIEYQYNRLESPHHIAGDIASVYTLAAYAQEEWTATSNLILTAGVRGTQHKETGLNLSPKVSALHKAGNFNLRASYAMGFKAPTIKELYYEHTGSIGGSSLTAYHGNTDLKAQTSQYTSISVEYAGSKFQASLTGYANFIRNMIELVEIKVTPEEKLLEIEKSKKYTNLTKARIYGMDFTFNYRPTKDIMLGGGYSYADPKAQYAADTGDNYMKYLYIDATSNHNATLNTTWQYTWHCYRFGLGVYGRYQSTRHYVNDNDADGFQTWRINTAHTLMKMRHWTLTMNIGVDNLFNYVDRTPFGRNRATSTPGRNFYASALIKFKNGGGAK; from the coding sequence ATGAAGCACAAGTATTGGCTTGAAGCGGTACTGCTGTGCGGTGTGATGCAATCCGCCCCGGCACAAAGTATCCTTAAAAACAAAGATGAGAAAGAACTCTCGTTACTGCTCAACGAAGTAGTGGTAACAGGTACGGGAACCGAGCACTACCTGAAAGACGCCCCCGTGCAGACAGAGGTGCTCACGGGAAAAGCGCTGGAGCAATATCAGGCGCGCAGCATAGACGACCTTCTCAGCGGGCTCAGCCCTTCCCTCACCTTCCATGACGGCGACATGGGCAGCCATATCCAGCTCAACGGGCTGAACAACGACTATATCCTCATCATGATAAACGGCAAGCGCATGAACGGGGACATCGGCGGACAAAACGACCTCAACCAACTGAATCCCGCCAACATAGAGCGCATCGAAATCGTGAAAGGCGCCGCTTCTTCACTTTACGGCAGCGATGCCATTGCCGGAGTCATCAATATCATTACCAAACGGAGCAGAGAGAAAATGGAACTCACCAGCACCACCCGTGTGGGCGAGCATGGCGATGTACGGCAAAGCGCCAGCTTCGGCTTCAACTACGGCAAACTGAAATCGGTGACCGGTATCAACTTCCGGCACACCGACGGCTGGCGCAATACGGATATGCAATGGGATCAGAACCAACTGAAGCCCGGTTCCACCATGCTTACCGTAAACCGTTCCAGCAACTATACTCTTTCCGAGAATCTGGAATGGCAGGTAAACAGAAAACTGAACCTCACCGCCGAAGGAACGTACTACGAACGTTGGGTGATGCGTACGCACGGCCCGTGGAAGTACCTGCCCAACGACTTCTACTACCGCAACTATACTTTTGCCGCCGGAAGCAGGTACAAGCTGAACGGGCGCAACTACCTCACCGCCGACCTCTCTTACGGTCGCTACGGTTACTTCTACGACTATAAGCTGAAAGACATCACCGACTACTTCAAAGACGGCGACCGCATCACCTACTACCCCGGCCAGCGTATCAAGCAGAGCATACAGCAACAAGTGCTGGCGCAGGTAAAAGGTATCTTTTACTTCGGCGACCGGCACATCCTCAATACTGGCATAGAGTACCAGTACAACCGTCTGGAATCGCCTCACCACATAGCAGGCGACATCGCTTCCGTCTATACGCTCGCCGCCTATGCGCAGGAAGAGTGGACTGCCACAAGCAACCTTATACTGACTGCCGGCGTACGCGGCACGCAACACAAGGAAACCGGACTGAACCTCAGCCCCAAAGTATCCGCACTCCACAAAGCCGGTAACTTCAACCTGCGCGCTTCCTATGCCATGGGCTTCAAGGCGCCTACCATCAAAGAGCTTTATTATGAACACACAGGCAGCATCGGCGGCAGCTCCCTCACCGCCTATCATGGCAATACAGACCTCAAGGCGCAAACCTCACAATACACTTCCATCAGCGTGGAGTATGCAGGAAGCAAGTTCCAAGCGAGCCTGACCGGATATGCCAACTTCATCCGCAACATGATAGAGCTGGTAGAGATAAAAGTCACCCCCGAAGAAAAGCTCCTCGAAATAGAGAAAAGCAAGAAATACACCAACCTCACGAAAGCCCGTATCTATGGCATGGACTTCACCTTCAACTACCGCCCCACGAAAGACATCATGCTGGGCGGTGGGTACAGCTATGCCGATCCGAAAGCGCAGTATGCCGCCGATACGGGCGATAACTACATGAAGTACCTCTACATCGACGCCACATCCAACCATAATGCCACGCTCAACACCACCTGGCAGTACACTTGGCACTGTTACCGCTTCGGCTTGGGAGTGTACGGCCGATACCAGTCGACCCGCCACTACGTTAACGACAACGATGCCGACGGCTTCCAGACATGGCGCATCAACACCGCCCATACCCTAATGAAGATGCGGCACTGGACGCTGACAATGAACATAGGTGTAGACAACCTCTTCAACTACGTAGACCGCACTCCTTTCGGACGTAACCGGGCTACCAGCACGCCGGGAAGGAATTTCTACGCATCGGCGCTTATAAAGTTCAAGAACGGGGGCGGGGCAAAATAG
- a CDS encoding phosphotransferase → MITEELKKLYITHTGHEPEAIDELPSSGSNRRYFRLKGTPTLIGVSGESVEENRAFLYMAEHFRGKGLPVPEVFIRSEDDIYYLQEDLGDTLLFNAIEKGRKTSVFDEEEKQLLRKTMRLLPAVQFAGADGMDFSYCYPQAEFNSRSILWDLNYFKYCFLKATGMDFQEDRLEDDFQKMADVLLRSSSATFMYRDFQSRNVMIKDGEPWLIDFQGGRKGPVYYDVASFLWQAKANYPDSLRQELLKEYIEALRKYQPVDESYFYAQLRHFVLFRTMQVLGAYGFRGYFEKKPHFIQSVPFAIENLRQLLQEPYPEYPYLCKVLHRLTELKQFTDDLQKRRLVVKVTSFAYKKGIPEDSSGNGGGFVFDCRAVNNPGKYERYKPFTGLDEPVVRFLEEDGEIAVFLEHVYGLVDASVKRYMERGFTNLSVCFGCTGGQHRSVYSAQHLAEHLNKKFGVQVNLIHREQNIEQNFSAKQ, encoded by the coding sequence ATGATAACCGAAGAACTTAAAAAACTCTACATCACACATACCGGGCACGAACCCGAAGCCATCGACGAACTTCCCTCTTCCGGCTCAAACCGCCGCTATTTCCGCCTCAAAGGTACGCCTACATTGATAGGGGTAAGCGGCGAATCCGTTGAGGAAAACCGTGCCTTTCTCTATATGGCAGAGCATTTCCGCGGAAAAGGATTGCCCGTGCCCGAAGTGTTTATCCGTTCCGAAGACGATATTTACTATTTGCAGGAAGATTTGGGAGATACGCTTCTGTTCAACGCCATCGAAAAAGGACGCAAGACAAGCGTATTCGATGAAGAGGAGAAGCAATTGCTTCGTAAGACCATGCGCCTGCTACCCGCCGTGCAATTTGCCGGAGCCGACGGCATGGACTTCTCCTACTGCTACCCGCAGGCTGAGTTCAACAGTCGTAGCATTCTGTGGGACTTGAACTACTTCAAGTATTGTTTCCTCAAGGCAACGGGCATGGATTTTCAGGAAGACCGCCTGGAAGATGATTTCCAGAAAATGGCAGACGTGCTTCTCCGCAGCAGTTCCGCTACTTTCATGTATCGCGACTTCCAAAGCCGCAACGTAATGATTAAGGATGGCGAACCCTGGCTTATCGACTTTCAGGGCGGACGCAAAGGACCTGTCTACTACGACGTGGCCTCATTCCTGTGGCAAGCCAAGGCCAATTATCCCGACAGCCTGCGCCAAGAACTTCTGAAAGAATACATCGAAGCCCTGCGCAAATACCAGCCGGTAGATGAAAGCTATTTCTATGCCCAACTCCGTCATTTCGTACTGTTCCGCACCATGCAGGTATTGGGCGCATACGGCTTCCGCGGTTACTTCGAGAAGAAGCCCCACTTCATCCAAAGCGTGCCTTTCGCCATTGAAAACCTGCGCCAGCTGTTGCAGGAGCCTTACCCCGAATATCCGTATCTCTGTAAAGTCCTGCACAGGCTGACCGAACTGAAACAATTCACCGACGACCTGCAAAAGCGTCGCCTAGTAGTAAAAGTCACCAGTTTCGCCTATAAAAAAGGTATCCCCGAAGATTCTTCCGGCAACGGCGGCGGTTTCGTATTCGACTGCCGTGCCGTAAACAACCCTGGCAAATACGAACGTTACAAGCCTTTCACCGGCCTCGACGAGCCCGTTGTCCGCTTCCTTGAAGAGGATGGGGAAATCGCCGTATTCCTCGAACACGTATATGGTCTGGTAGATGCATCCGTGAAACGGTATATGGAACGGGGATTTACCAACCTGTCCGTATGTTTCGGCTGTACAGGCGGCCAACACCGCTCCGTATATTCGGCCCAACACCTTGCCGAACACCTCAACAAGAAGTTCGGCGTACAAGTGAACCTGATACACAGAGAACAGAACATAGAACAGAATTTTAGCGCGAAACAGTAA
- a CDS encoding nucleotidyltransferase family protein, translated as MKAMIFAAGLGTRLRPLTDHTPKALISVAGKPMLERVILRLKEAGFNDITVNIHHFGEQIIEFLRANNDFGITIHLSDERDMLLDTGGGIKKARPFLDDNEPFLVHNADILSDINLAELYRHHRESNAEATLLVSQRQTSRYLLLDDANRLHGWINKSTGETKPEGFSFQERQYKEMAFGGIHVISPSLFRYMESRQWEGKFSIIPFYLSVCETACIQGYPLQDRRWFDIGKPETLAKAEEYYR; from the coding sequence ATGAAAGCAATGATATTTGCCGCCGGACTGGGAACCCGCCTTCGTCCGCTGACAGACCACACCCCAAAAGCACTCATCTCCGTAGCCGGAAAACCGATGCTGGAACGGGTGATTTTACGGCTGAAAGAAGCCGGATTCAATGACATTACGGTCAATATCCACCACTTTGGAGAACAGATTATCGAGTTTCTCCGCGCCAATAACGATTTCGGCATCACTATCCACCTCAGTGACGAACGGGATATGCTGCTCGACACCGGTGGCGGGATAAAGAAAGCGCGTCCGTTCCTGGACGACAACGAACCGTTCCTGGTGCACAATGCCGACATCCTTTCCGACATCAATCTTGCAGAGCTTTACCGGCATCATCGGGAAAGCAATGCAGAGGCTACACTGCTCGTCAGTCAACGACAGACATCACGCTACCTGCTGCTGGACGATGCCAACCGCCTGCACGGCTGGATAAACAAATCCACCGGTGAAACCAAGCCCGAAGGATTCTCTTTCCAAGAAAGGCAATACAAGGAAATGGCTTTCGGTGGCATTCACGTCATATCCCCTTCCCTTTTCCGCTATATGGAAAGCAGACAATGGGAAGGGAAGTTCTCCATTATTCCTTTTTATCTATCCGTGTGCGAAACAGCCTGCATACAGGGTTATCCGCTTCAGGACCGCCGTTGGTTCGACATCGGCAAGCCGGAAACACTTGCAAAAGCAGAGGAATACTACCGATAG
- the cobJ gene encoding precorrin-3B C(17)-methyltransferase, which yields MKQPKIIIAGIGPGNKQDITPAVVAALQEADAVVGYKYYFRFVTPYLRPDTECIDTGMKRERIRAEQAFELAEQGKTVCVISSGDAGIYGMTPLVYEMKRERNSNAEIISLPGISAFQKAASLLGAPVGHDFCVISLSDLMTPWERIEKRIIAAAAADFVTAVYNPKSEGRYWQLYRLKELFLQEGRSPQTPVGYVRQAGRPEQEVHITTLEAFDPEKTDMFTVVLIGNSQSYEWNGTMITPRGYYREEVATGNTQYGASKGQEIMIRSFRTIEKELRNRDIPLDHKWALLHAIHTTADFEMEKLLHTDEKAVETLYQGIIGKRIRTIVTDVTMAASGIRKGALERLGVKVKCYLGDPRTAAMATEKGITRTQAGTRLAVEDHPDALFVFGNAPTALMELCDLIRKGKAHPAGIIAAPVGFVHVQESKHMTKPFTAIPKIIVEGRKGGSNLAATLVNAVLCYNDAEQLRPGRDV from the coding sequence ATGAAACAACCCAAAATAATCATCGCCGGCATCGGTCCGGGCAATAAGCAAGACATAACACCCGCTGTTGTTGCCGCTTTACAGGAAGCGGATGCAGTGGTGGGCTATAAATACTATTTCCGCTTTGTCACTCCGTACCTGCGCCCCGATACGGAATGTATAGATACAGGAATGAAACGCGAACGTATCCGCGCCGAGCAAGCTTTCGAGCTGGCGGAGCAGGGAAAAACGGTGTGCGTCATCAGTTCGGGCGATGCAGGGATTTACGGTATGACGCCGCTTGTGTATGAAATGAAGCGGGAACGGAACAGTAACGCAGAGATTATTTCCCTGCCCGGTATCAGCGCATTCCAGAAAGCGGCTTCCCTGCTGGGAGCTCCTGTGGGACATGACTTCTGCGTTATCTCCCTCTCAGACCTGATGACCCCATGGGAACGCATCGAGAAACGTATCATTGCCGCTGCCGCAGCCGATTTCGTGACAGCCGTCTACAATCCCAAAAGTGAAGGCCGTTATTGGCAACTTTACCGGCTGAAAGAGTTATTCCTGCAAGAAGGACGTTCACCACAGACCCCCGTAGGCTATGTACGCCAGGCAGGGCGTCCCGAACAGGAAGTGCACATAACGACGCTGGAAGCGTTCGACCCCGAAAAGACGGATATGTTTACCGTAGTACTGATAGGCAACTCGCAATCGTACGAATGGAACGGTACGATGATTACTCCGCGGGGATATTACCGGGAGGAGGTTGCGACCGGGAATACCCAGTATGGAGCTAGTAAAGGGCAGGAGATCATGATACGGAGCTTCCGTACCATCGAGAAAGAGCTCAGGAACCGGGACATTCCCCTCGACCATAAATGGGCGTTGCTACACGCCATCCACACCACCGCAGATTTTGAAATGGAAAAGCTGTTGCACACAGACGAAAAAGCAGTGGAAACACTATATCAAGGTATCATCGGGAAACGCATACGGACCATCGTTACAGACGTGACAATGGCTGCCAGCGGCATTCGTAAAGGAGCTTTGGAACGTTTGGGTGTAAAGGTGAAATGCTATCTCGGCGATCCCCGTACCGCAGCAATGGCAACGGAGAAAGGCATCACCCGCACACAAGCGGGCACACGCCTTGCCGTTGAAGACCATCCAGACGCCCTTTTTGTATTCGGCAACGCTCCGACAGCGTTAATGGAACTATGCGATCTTATACGCAAAGGGAAAGCGCATCCGGCTGGGATTATCGCCGCTCCGGTGGGCTTCGTACACGTACAGGAGTCCAAGCACATGACAAAGCCTTTCACCGCCATCCCTAAAATAATTGTAGAAGGACGCAAAGGCGGAAGCAACCTTGCTGCAACATTAGTAAACGCCGTTTTGTGCTACAATGATGCGGAACAGTTACGACCGGGACGAGACGTGTGA
- a CDS encoding TonB-dependent receptor — MKTNYLLAAILCCLTPLLHAQTALSGKVVSADTNEPLAGVNIRVDNSLTGCTTNRKGEFTIDNLPDGQHTLRFSYIGFTPKKYTADGQEENILVKLEESYSNLSQVVVTGTGTHRRMTDSPVPVSVITAKEIGSANISTLEEALVKLTPNISSYTNGMGTTMSLNGINEDYILILENGRRLAGEDRYTRINVANIKRIEILNGAASALYGSDAIGGVINIITDDARNTVNVSSYTHYSGEGRLTESVNADVNAGKFSSYTSYQRRQAGSWQNNNIDENGYETGRPTSVGFYSNTVNQRFVFNATDKLSFYARGTYYDNKTRRPQDATYYAKSKGQFVQKDAYTYNLKHETYTYGAGMKYMINRSAYIDAEFYSDNYSSDYMYFKKSGSYLPGDRVTRKQVRYYNGNIKGIFRLGSRNKLSAGVEYVNEGLESESDNIDSRHMYTLAFYAQDEIKLPLNLQAVLGIRYIYNENFKNYATPNVSLMYKLGGLNLRAAYAAGFRTPTLSQLYATDESKTSNRYTTGNADLKPEKNNFYSLNAEYNYRRISVSVTGFINDIHDMINYRTLSDQEIHDMGLDDKHAAFDEIRQRDNVDKAKTKGLSLNASLNLGAGFRAGGGYTYMNTEAKQLQADGSYKVSPIDKSVRHMGNINGQWEHTWSFYRLNVNVHGHLQGERYSQTYGYAPKFQQWDLNTRHTFNLQSVVLEPGVGIENIFDKKDDRPWNNNFSTLSPGRSVYVSLSVRFKK; from the coding sequence ATGAAAACCAACTATTTATTGGCAGCCATACTGTGCTGCCTGACACCCCTGCTCCATGCCCAAACCGCATTGAGCGGAAAGGTGGTGAGCGCCGACACGAACGAGCCTCTTGCAGGGGTAAATATCCGCGTAGACAACAGTCTGACGGGATGCACCACCAACAGAAAAGGAGAATTTACCATCGACAATCTGCCCGACGGACAACACACGCTGCGCTTCTCCTACATTGGCTTCACCCCCAAAAAATACACCGCGGACGGACAAGAAGAAAACATCCTTGTAAAGCTGGAGGAGAGTTACAGCAACCTCAGCCAGGTGGTAGTGACCGGAACCGGTACGCACCGCCGCATGACAGACAGCCCCGTTCCCGTATCCGTAATCACAGCCAAAGAAATAGGCAGCGCCAACATATCTACGCTGGAAGAAGCGCTGGTGAAGCTGACGCCCAATATCTCTTCCTACACCAACGGCATGGGCACTACCATGAGCCTGAACGGCATCAACGAGGACTACATACTGATATTGGAAAACGGCAGACGTCTGGCTGGTGAAGACCGCTACACGCGCATCAACGTGGCCAACATCAAGCGCATCGAGATACTGAACGGCGCAGCATCCGCCCTGTACGGAAGCGATGCCATAGGCGGTGTTATCAACATCATCACGGACGATGCCCGGAACACCGTGAACGTATCCAGCTATACTCACTACTCCGGCGAGGGACGCCTGACGGAAAGCGTCAATGCCGATGTCAATGCGGGCAAGTTCTCCTCTTACACTTCCTACCAGCGCCGTCAGGCAGGAAGCTGGCAGAACAACAACATCGACGAGAACGGCTACGAAACCGGACGTCCTACTTCCGTAGGCTTCTACTCCAACACCGTAAACCAGCGTTTCGTATTCAATGCCACAGATAAACTGTCGTTCTACGCGCGCGGTACTTATTATGATAACAAAACCCGCCGTCCGCAGGACGCCACCTACTATGCCAAAAGCAAAGGCCAGTTCGTGCAGAAAGACGCCTATACCTACAATCTGAAACACGAGACCTATACTTATGGCGCCGGCATGAAGTACATGATAAACCGTTCGGCTTACATCGATGCAGAGTTCTACTCGGACAATTACTCGTCGGACTATATGTACTTCAAGAAGTCGGGCAGCTATCTGCCGGGCGACCGGGTGACCCGCAAACAAGTGCGATATTACAACGGAAACATCAAAGGTATCTTCCGCCTGGGCAGCCGCAACAAACTGTCTGCCGGCGTAGAATACGTAAACGAGGGGCTGGAGAGCGAATCGGACAACATCGACTCCCGCCACATGTACACCCTCGCTTTCTACGCACAGGATGAAATAAAGCTGCCCCTAAACCTGCAAGCCGTACTGGGCATACGCTACATCTACAACGAGAACTTCAAGAACTACGCCACCCCAAATGTGTCGCTGATGTACAAACTCGGCGGACTGAACCTGCGCGCCGCCTACGCGGCAGGCTTCCGCACGCCTACCTTGTCGCAACTTTACGCCACCGACGAATCCAAGACCAGCAACCGCTACACCACGGGCAACGCCGACTTGAAGCCTGAAAAGAACAACTTCTACTCACTGAATGCGGAATACAACTACCGCCGGATTTCCGTGTCCGTCACCGGATTCATCAACGACATCCACGACATGATAAACTATCGCACCCTCTCTGACCAAGAGATACACGACATGGGGCTGGACGACAAGCACGCCGCTTTCGACGAGATACGCCAGCGCGACAACGTGGACAAAGCCAAGACCAAAGGCCTCAGTCTGAATGCGAGCCTGAATCTGGGTGCAGGCTTCAGGGCAGGCGGCGGATACACGTACATGAACACCGAAGCCAAGCAGTTGCAAGCCGACGGCAGCTACAAAGTGTCGCCCATAGACAAAAGCGTCAGGCACATGGGAAATATCAACGGCCAGTGGGAACATACCTGGAGCTTCTACCGCCTGAACGTAAACGTACATGGACACCTGCAAGGCGAACGCTACTCACAAACATATGGCTACGCCCCCAAATTCCAGCAATGGGATTTGAATACCCGCCACACCTTCAACCTGCAATCCGTGGTTCTGGAACCGGGCGTAGGTATCGAGAATATCTTCGACAAGAAAGATGACCGCCCCTGGAACAATAACTTCTCCACGCTCAGCCCGGGACGCTCGGTATACGTGAGTTTGTCGGTACGGTTTAAGAAATAA